Below is a window of Halalkalicoccus jeotgali B3 DNA.
CATCGAACTTCAGGCGGATTGGTACAATGCTGATGGGAACTATCTCGATAACGATATTGGGTGGCTCATATCTCTAGCCCCTGGCGAATCTTGGGAAGCCCGCGTTTATTACCTCGGATCTAACCCAGAGGAGGTTGAGGACTACGAATTCGAAGGCGAATTCGACGAAGAGCTGACTAACCCTAATCCGGATGGGTTGGAGCTACTAGGGAGTGAGATGGAAGTTGGCGAGGATGAAGCTGTTGTTACTGGCGAGATCGAAAATACGAGCGACGAAACGGAGGACTACGTTGCAGCCGTCGCAAAGATCTATGATGAAGAGGGTGTGGTCCTTGGGGACAACTATACGAACGTTACAGAACTACGCGGCGGTGAAACGTGGTCGTTCGAGGTGTCGTGGCGTGGACGAGATCGAACTGATCGTGCAGCGACTCATGAACTCCTCGTATCTAATACTACTTGAGTTAGAATTTAGTAAGACTAACAGACTGGACTAGTAGATATATTATTATTTTTGTTGGCTCGATCAAAGATGATCGCCCGCTTTAGGCTTGGCTGCCAAACGACCTTGCTGAGACGTATAGTGGTTCGACATTATCGGTAGGAGATCCCACTTGTGACAGTGCGGTACCTTCGATATGGATTCATACTCTTCGTAGTCTACCTTGAAGATGGCCAGACCGCCCAGTGGGTAGTGGGAGTCGTCGGCTTAGACGGAACAATTTGAGTGTGCTGATATGTGCGACGATTAGTCTACAAGGTGAGGTAGACACCAGCGATACACACAGCAGCCGCCGCTACGACAGCCAGAATACCGACAGTGCTGTGCAGTACGATAGCAACACCGACGACGACCACACTAACTGTGATCACTGAAGGCTGGCGGACGAGACGTTCGCGCTGACGTCGTTGTTCATGTTCCAGTTCGGCTTGTGTTCGGGGTCGTTGCATTTTGGATTTCCGAGTGATGCTCGAGTACGACGGAGAGGTGTCTCTCCGTGTCCCGAGCGCTTGCTGTGGTCAGGTACCGACCGCCCAGAAGACGTAATCAACCACGAACGGCGAGCTAGCACCGTCCCGATAGTGCTGACTGCGTTATAGCCGTTGTAGTTCATACCAAACGCTTCCCACTATGCGATAGCGGGGAGAGAATGGCGCAGTGAACCGTCGAAAATGCGGCCGGATGGTGCGTGCATTGATGAAATCAACGCGTGAATCCGGCCGTCGGGGATGCCCGATCGTGACCGGACCTAGCGTCGATCGAGAAACGCGAGTGGTCCGAGCATGGTCATGTATTCACTTACGACTGTG
It encodes the following:
- a CDS encoding FxLYD domain-containing protein; this translates as MASTLAGCTGGGSEEAEGGTRDSNSSSDSNNSTTNDEGTDEGTSAIEIVDHELIVDEGDYITDVYVEALIENTGDAPSGNIELQADWYNADGNYLDNDIGWLISLAPGESWEARVYYLGSNPEEVEDYEFEGEFDEELTNPNPDGLELLGSEMEVGEDEAVVTGEIENTSDETEDYVAAVAKIYDEEGVVLGDNYTNVTELRGGETWSFEVSWRGRDRTDRAATHELLVSNTT